Proteins encoded within one genomic window of Geotalea daltonii FRC-32:
- a CDS encoding response regulator: MTTRVLLAEDNAALAQMLQTFLAAQGMETIIAGTGTEAMRVLASSPVDLLLLDLKLPELSGVEVLQRLRKSPELASLPVIIMTGVYRGEKYALGAQKLGVRHYLEKPFSRQAFLNAVHSSLTDVQEIGEARNLFSKILGIHETGKSGTLSLPQGVRVIFLHGEPISFISKGERGFASFLTSTGKITVDDLNLFLSSGEGRLFFTHTGLLTYDDLVEESRLFLTAAIISALRETTGFSFREEPSPNTEFPLAPLSMPRLLCQAARENSIPFEGEQFIRVNGGKYPFRTSLFFRLTNLLTLRREEIDFLQQLAARRPLKELVAAAETPGEAAAFFYFLFAMGMLGFRDVPSADEEPDFVQRNLFNRPMEEVKTADEPAVGFDDLVEEVSETLELVVGTDGMAAPLSSEDINFEQTVQREYAGIQNKNYYEIFGLSQNTFSFNALKEAYFAKTRQYSPEKFMELSGTTMNIAQDILSHYANAYNTLSSVVAKERYDEMLNADTTLGLDGKQDDRLQARIQFQSGSVFMEMGEFENAEKALQDAYTLEPDNASHCALLALAIYRNPANRSSKASLEKAKMLLAKSLQIEKNAEAYALRGWMLMDEGREGLAEGEFQKALKINPKESNARKGLNMIAEKRETDKKGLFRKIFS; encoded by the coding sequence ATGACTACCCGAGTATTACTGGCAGAAGATAACGCCGCACTGGCGCAGATGCTGCAGACCTTTCTTGCGGCACAAGGTATGGAAACGATCATTGCCGGGACCGGGACTGAAGCCATGCGTGTACTCGCTTCAAGCCCGGTGGATCTCCTGCTCCTCGACCTGAAACTGCCGGAACTGAGCGGCGTTGAAGTGCTGCAGAGGCTGCGCAAATCACCTGAACTGGCATCATTACCCGTCATTATCATGACCGGTGTATACAGGGGAGAGAAATATGCTTTGGGGGCGCAAAAACTGGGAGTTCGTCACTACCTGGAAAAGCCCTTCTCCAGGCAGGCATTCTTGAACGCGGTGCATTCATCATTGACAGATGTTCAAGAGATTGGAGAGGCGCGGAATCTTTTCAGCAAGATTCTTGGCATCCATGAAACCGGAAAAAGCGGCACGCTCTCTCTACCCCAAGGGGTCCGCGTAATATTTCTCCATGGGGAGCCAATTTCATTCATATCCAAGGGGGAACGCGGTTTTGCTTCCTTTCTGACCTCCACCGGGAAAATAACCGTCGACGACCTGAACCTGTTCCTCAGTTCCGGCGAGGGACGGCTTTTCTTTACCCACACGGGCCTTCTCACCTATGATGATCTGGTCGAGGAATCACGGCTTTTTCTTACCGCGGCAATTATTTCCGCCCTGCGGGAGACGACAGGTTTCAGCTTCCGAGAGGAACCGTCACCGAATACGGAGTTTCCCCTGGCCCCCCTGTCGATGCCCCGTCTCCTATGCCAGGCAGCCAGGGAAAACAGCATCCCCTTCGAAGGGGAACAGTTTATCAGGGTCAATGGCGGAAAGTACCCATTCAGAACTTCGCTCTTTTTTCGCCTCACCAACCTGCTCACGCTTCGCCGGGAAGAAATCGACTTCCTGCAGCAGCTGGCCGCACGGCGCCCCCTGAAGGAATTGGTTGCCGCGGCCGAAACGCCCGGCGAAGCGGCCGCATTTTTTTATTTTCTCTTTGCCATGGGCATGTTGGGTTTCCGAGATGTTCCGTCGGCAGATGAAGAACCCGATTTTGTGCAGAGGAACCTGTTCAATCGCCCAATGGAGGAGGTCAAAACCGCCGATGAACCAGCTGTCGGTTTCGACGATCTGGTGGAAGAGGTATCGGAAACACTGGAACTAGTAGTGGGCACCGATGGCATGGCGGCGCCGCTTTCCTCGGAAGATATAAATTTCGAACAGACTGTCCAGCGAGAGTATGCCGGCATCCAGAATAAGAACTACTACGAAATCTTCGGGCTCAGCCAGAACACATTCAGCTTCAATGCCTTGAAAGAAGCCTATTTTGCCAAGACCCGCCAGTATTCACCGGAAAAGTTCATGGAACTTTCCGGCACGACCATGAATATCGCCCAGGATATTCTCTCCCATTATGCCAATGCCTACAACACACTCTCCAGTGTAGTGGCCAAGGAACGCTACGACGAGATGCTCAATGCCGATACCACCCTGGGCCTTGACGGAAAGCAGGATGACAGGCTCCAGGCAAGGATCCAGTTTCAGTCGGGAAGCGTCTTTATGGAAATGGGGGAGTTCGAGAATGCGGAAAAGGCGCTTCAGGATGCCTACACCCTTGAACCGGACAATGCAAGCCACTGCGCCTTGCTTGCCCTTGCCATTTACAGGAATCCGGCCAACCGCAGCTCAAAGGCGTCACTGGAAAAAGCAAAGATGCTCCTCGCCAAGTCGCTGCAAATCGAGAAAAACGCAGAGGCTTATGCCTTAAGGGGCTGGATGCTCATGGATGAGGGACG
- a CDS encoding polysaccharide deacetylase family protein, giving the protein MKRLDPENVHNALTIDVEDWYHVSNYEAKPVLPPGSRRVRQNVERILAILAEYHIKATFFMLGSVAEEEPTLAGDIVRDGHEIASHGYSHTLVPRLGPNSFRDEIRRTAEVIGRQTGCKPVGFRAPQWSIGPGTPWAVDILQEEGYLYDSSYNPLPFVGDRKGPRTPFAIATTGGSIVEVPPMVTPSPIGNLPTGGGWGFRFFPLGLIAHTARKLNNGGVPAVFYLHPREMDPSGPRLSLPPLKSFAAYGTRSDAEGRLRHLLQSLKFCTMRQLVEKWEAV; this is encoded by the coding sequence TTGAAAAGGCTTGATCCTGAAAATGTGCATAATGCGCTGACCATTGATGTGGAAGACTGGTATCACGTCAGCAATTACGAGGCGAAGCCGGTTTTACCTCCAGGGTCCAGGCGGGTGCGGCAGAATGTCGAGCGTATCCTGGCAATTCTGGCCGAGTACCATATCAAGGCCACCTTCTTCATGCTCGGCTCCGTCGCCGAAGAGGAGCCGACTCTGGCTGGCGATATAGTCAGAGACGGACACGAAATTGCGTCCCATGGATATTCACATACACTGGTGCCTCGGTTGGGGCCGAACAGTTTCAGGGATGAAATTAGACGAACGGCGGAAGTAATAGGCAGGCAAACCGGCTGCAAGCCTGTCGGTTTCAGGGCGCCCCAATGGTCCATTGGTCCAGGGACCCCTTGGGCAGTGGATATCCTCCAAGAGGAGGGTTACCTGTATGATTCCAGTTACAATCCGCTTCCATTTGTGGGTGACCGAAAGGGGCCTCGCACTCCTTTTGCTATTGCGACCACGGGAGGCAGTATTGTCGAGGTGCCGCCCATGGTGACACCTTCTCCCATCGGCAACCTCCCGACCGGTGGTGGATGGGGATTCCGATTTTTCCCCTTGGGTTTGATCGCCCATACTGCCAGGAAACTTAACAATGGGGGAGTGCCTGCGGTTTTTTATCTCCATCCTCGGGAAATGGACCCATCCGGTCCGCGCTTGAGCCTTCCGCCCCTGAAATCCTTTGCCGCATATGGAACCAGGAGCGACGCCGAGGGCCGGCTCAGGCATCTTCTGCAATCACTCAAGTTCTGTACCATGAGGCAGTTGGTGGAAAAGTGGGAAGCTGTATAA
- a CDS encoding glycosyltransferase family 2 protein has translation MGSCIIIPAYNAEKTIVAVVTEALSSGLPLLVVDDGSMDATATCIKGLPLNLISHRRNMGKGAALRTGFNWALMHGFEGIVTIDADGQHDISAIGCLIEHAKGNNLDILIASRFSQFNQMAGLRSFWNRFGVWCMKKRTGFEISDSQSGFRYYSGHLLRSINLVSEGYDLEMEILMKAWRGGFTIGSIPIAARVADGRATSHYRPVRDTWNICMTFLRYMRA, from the coding sequence GTGGGAAGCTGTATAATTATTCCGGCCTATAATGCCGAAAAGACAATTGTTGCCGTGGTTACGGAAGCACTGTCTTCAGGTTTACCGCTGCTGGTAGTCGATGATGGCTCCATGGACGCGACTGCCACCTGCATCAAGGGTTTGCCGCTCAATCTCATCAGCCATCGCCGTAATATGGGTAAAGGCGCCGCCCTGAGAACCGGGTTCAACTGGGCGCTGATGCATGGATTCGAGGGAATTGTGACAATCGATGCGGACGGTCAGCATGACATTTCCGCCATCGGTTGCCTGATTGAACATGCCAAGGGGAACAATCTTGATATCCTTATAGCATCGCGATTTTCCCAGTTTAACCAAATGGCGGGGTTGCGCAGTTTTTGGAACCGGTTTGGCGTGTGGTGCATGAAGAAGCGGACCGGTTTTGAAATAAGCGACAGCCAGTCCGGCTTTCGCTACTATTCCGGTCATCTGCTGCGCAGCATCAATCTTGTCTCAGAAGGCTATGACCTGGAGATGGAAATACTGATGAAGGCCTGGCGTGGCGGGTTTACTATTGGTTCCATCCCGATAGCGGCGCGCGTGGCAGATGGGCGCGCTACAAGCCATTACAGACCGGTACGCGATACCTGGAATATCTGTATGACCTTTTTGCGATACATGCGTGCTTGA
- the mltG gene encoding endolytic transglycosylase MltG: MKFNFLKKKKKYRIPAVLLLLLLLPMLRLGFFAGNPAGSGKTIEMITISPGMTPGKIAAELHRRKLVSSTRLFTLYARLRGLDARLKAGTYQFNDGMSPGEILGKLATGDVYRCLFAVPEGYSTFQIAEMLEAKGFFSKKSFLKQCRDKKMLHDLNIPGLSVEGYLYPGSYNIVPGMSEKDLIEQMVEKFHEVYSTRFADRANGHPFDQVKVLTMASMIEKEAIDPSERPLIAAVFHNRLKMGMRLQSDPTAVYGVRAFAGNVSKQDIMRKSSYNTYMIKGLPPGPIGNPSSAAIEAVLNPAPADYLYFVAKKNGNHHFSTTLEEHNQAVNRYLKSSSKSAPPTSGKTAGYANDYPSITGRR, translated from the coding sequence ATGAAATTTAACTTTTTAAAAAAGAAGAAAAAGTACCGCATTCCAGCGGTTCTCCTGCTATTGCTGCTGCTACCGATGCTGCGGCTGGGATTTTTTGCCGGCAATCCCGCAGGCAGCGGCAAAACTATTGAAATGATTACTATCTCCCCGGGAATGACTCCCGGCAAAATAGCTGCAGAACTCCATAGAAGAAAACTGGTCTCCAGCACACGCCTTTTCACACTTTATGCCAGGCTTCGCGGCCTTGATGCCAGGTTAAAGGCTGGCACGTATCAATTCAACGACGGCATGTCCCCCGGAGAGATACTGGGCAAGCTGGCTACAGGGGATGTCTACCGGTGCCTGTTTGCCGTACCCGAAGGCTACTCCACTTTCCAAATCGCTGAAATGCTGGAGGCAAAAGGCTTCTTCAGCAAAAAATCCTTTCTCAAACAGTGCCGTGACAAAAAAATGCTTCACGACCTGAACATTCCGGGCTTGAGCGTTGAAGGCTACCTCTATCCAGGTTCCTACAATATTGTGCCGGGCATGTCGGAAAAGGACCTGATAGAGCAAATGGTGGAGAAGTTCCATGAAGTATACTCCACCAGGTTCGCCGACAGGGCAAATGGGCATCCCTTCGATCAGGTCAAGGTCCTCACCATGGCCTCCATGATAGAAAAAGAGGCTATAGATCCGTCAGAACGCCCCCTGATTGCCGCTGTTTTTCATAATCGTCTTAAAATGGGGATGCGCCTTCAAAGCGATCCCACTGCAGTTTACGGAGTAAGGGCATTTGCCGGCAACGTCTCAAAGCAGGATATCATGCGCAAATCATCGTACAACACTTACATGATCAAGGGATTGCCGCCGGGGCCCATCGGCAATCCCAGCAGCGCCGCTATAGAGGCGGTCCTCAATCCGGCACCTGCAGATTATCTCTATTTCGTAGCGAAAAAAAACGGCAATCATCATTTTTCGACCACTCTTGAAGAGCACAACCAGGCGGTGAACCGATACCTTAAATCCTCATCCAAATCCGCTCCCCCAACATCCGGGAAAACGGCGGGATACGCAAATGACTACCCGAGTATTACTGGCAGAAGATAA